In a genomic window of Acropora muricata isolate sample 2 chromosome 2, ASM3666990v1, whole genome shotgun sequence:
- the LOC136896857 gene encoding uncharacterized protein yields MKHSNRGRPRRKESRHVVWLTTSTLKLWNERKRNLGFTGKSNSEFAEALLHGIVPGEGQKWTSRSESSSHNNRQTSQRRKRGSTVVNVSPIPCKRPLFESTPLPKTRSQARHSLAESTIVVDVTGSTVASPLVEDSRQTSMWNITSSWEKAASKNPLFASLKGNPFKDSPLAESEQSETTCTCSIDDESSCESGPSEDETDDDCIREEDPSIVPFSQSFSEEDQSTDLSATLSAIFSSYSDSEEEEEEEDPICQSINSETHCTFSYKDICLEHGDIEANGTAVATAAEPTNTLQNSTEMLQTKVEDVMKEVCNMDSDLDEFVSHFQKERIISEVQEILNLFEKNCQIKGCVGECAVVNTKSEGGVLIVSWKCTRGHNGIWESSTVLGVKRGQKVYAATVLLAASIVVSGNNFDKLSMLMKFLNVSFLSESTFSRIQMTCVTPVVKELWEAMKAKVWEVLKGEELALAGDGRNDSPGHSAKYCVYTLMEHYLHLIVDIEVVDKRETGGSSATMEKLALKRLIERAMADLKIVDLVTDASSMIIALVRTLKEQNPSHLEDLFHSLDIWHKSCKLTAKLSAAAKVRGCDDISQWIEPIRNHFWHCAEQCDGNEQTLRDMWLGVIHHVCGEHEWVEGECSHGPLVSTEEGKTFLEMDSKSHKAVRDIVMDRAWLKTLAFYVKFRHTSKLENFNSMMLKYASKRIAFSYDVFTTRILLAALDHNVHLFRTDLEDSSGQLRYKKTFSKRSKNWRVEPVKEGKKYPHWAVMAAKILEKRASDTETIVRHKTVPPNHPKRLAATIAMKEAPSTAELVQARLSRFSKRCIKNSLN; encoded by the exons ATGAAGCATTCAAACAGAGGACGTCCGCGACGTAAGGAAAGTCGCCATGTTGTATGGCTTACAACTTCTACGCTTAAGTTGTGGAATGAGCGTAAAAGAAATCTAGGATTCACAGGTAAATCCAATAGTGAATTTGCAGAGGCCCTGCTTCATGGTATTGTGCCAGGGGAAGGACAAAAATGGACAAGTCGATCGGAATCCAGCAGCCATAATAATCGACAAACGAGTCAACGAAGGAAACGTGGATCGACAGTTGTCAATGTTAGCCCGATTCCGT GTAAGAGACCTTTATTTGAATCAACTCCTCTGCCAAAGACACGTTCACAAGCAAGGCACTCTCTTGCTGAAAG TACTATTGTGGTTGATGTCACTGGCTCAACTGTAGCTAGTCCTCTGGTGGAAGACTCAAGGCAAACCTCCATGTGGAACATAACCTCCTCCTGGGAAAAGGCAGCCAGCAAAAATCCTTTGTTTGCTTCACTGAAGGGAAATCCTTTCAAGGACAGTCCTCTTGCAGAATCTGAGCAATCTGAAACTACATGTACCTGTAGTATTGATGATGAAAG TTCATGTGAAAGTGGCCCATCTGAAGATGAGACAGATGATGACTGCATCAGAGAAGAAGACCCATCAATTGTGCCATTCAGCCAATCTTT cTCAGAGGAAGACCAAAGCACTGACCTCAGTGCAACTTTGAGTGCAATTTTTAGCAGTTACTCTGACAGtgaggaggaggaagaagaggaggaTCCAATTTGTCAGTCCATCAACTCAGAGACACACTGTACATTCAGTTATAAAGACATCTGTCTTGAACATGGTGATATTGAAGCAAATGGCACTGCAGTAGCTACAGCTGCTGAACCTACAAACACTCTACAGAATAGCACCGAAATGCTTCAGACAAAAGTAGAGGATGTTATGAAAGAGGTGTGCAACATGGACAGTGATCTTGATGAATTTGTGTCACATTTTCAGAAGGAGAGAATTATTTCGGAGGTGCAGGAGATTCTCAATTTATTTGAGAAAAACTGCCAGATTAAAGGTTGTGTTGGAGAGTGTGCTGTGGTCAATACAAAATCTGAAGGAGGTGTATTGATTGTTAGCTGGAAATGTACTAGGGGACATAATGGCATATGGGAGTCTTCGACTGTTCTTGGTGTTAAAAGAGGCCAAAAGGTCTATGCAGCTACAGTTCTTCTGGCTGCCTCTATTGTTGTATCAGGGAACAACTTCGATAAGCTAAGCATGCTTATGAAGTTTTTGAATGTGAGTTTTTTGTCAGAAAGTACATTTTCTCGAATTCAGATGACGTGTGTGACCCCAGTTGTAAAGGAACTGTGGGAAGCAATGAAAGCAAAGGTGTGGGAGGTCCTTAAAGGCGAAGAGTTGGCTTTGGCTGGTGATGGGAGAAATGACTCACCAGGGCACAGTGCTAAGTATTGTGTATATACCCTAATGGAGCACTACTTACATTTAATTGTGGATATTGAGGTGGTTGACAAGAGAGAAACTGGAGGCTCCTCAGCCACTATGGAGAAACTGGCATTGAAGCGTTTGATTGAGAGAGCGATGGCGGATCTGAAAATAGTAGATTTGGTGACCGATGCCTCTAGTATGATTATTGCCCTTGTAAGAACTCTCAAAG AGCAAAATCCGAGCCATCTTGAGGATCTTTTCCACTCTTTGGACATATGGCACAAGTCATGTAAATTGACTGCCAAACTGAGTGCT GCTGCTAAAGTTCGAGGGTGTGATGATATAAGTCAGTGGATTGAACCCATTAGGAATCACTTTTGGCACTGTGCAGAGCAGTGTGATGGCAATGAACAAACCCTCAGG GACATGTGGCTTGGTGTCATACATCATGTTTGTGGGGAGCACGAGTGGGTTGAAGGAGAGTGCTCACATGGTCCTCTTGTTTCAACTGAAGAGGGAAAGACCTTTCTTGAAATGGACTCTAAGTCACACAAAGCTGTACGTGACATTGTTATGGATCGTGCTTGGCTTAAAACATTGGCATTTTATGTAAAATTTAG GCATACTAGTAAACTGGAAAACTTCAATTCCATGATGCTGAAGTATGCTTCGAAGAGAATAGCATTTAG CTATGATGTTTTTACAACAAGGATTCTTCTGGCAGCGTTGGATCACAATGTTCATTTATTCCGAACTGATTTGGAAGACTCCAGTGGTCAGCTCCGGTACAAGAAGACCTTTAGTAAGAGGTCCAAGAATTGGAGGGTGGAGCCAGTAAAGGAAGGCAAGAAGTACCCACACTGGGCAGTGATGGCAGCTAAGATCCTTGAGAAGAGGGCCTCCGACACTGAAACAATTGTCAGACATAAAACAGTTCCGCCAAATCACCCAAAGAGACTGGCAGCCACTATTGCTATGAAAGAGGCCCCTAGCACAGCAGAATTAGTTCAGGCTAGACTATCCCGTTTCAGTAAAAGATGTATCAAGAattctttgaattga